In the genome of Streptomyces racemochromogenes, one region contains:
- a CDS encoding universal stress protein — translation MKRTVVVGVDGSPESRAAAGWAAREAVRRDMHVHVVHAWLWQPLALPVVQDRDSEARRAEEILEETEAELSRRHPALSLTAEVVPDVPVPALLGAAKNAEMLVLGTRGHGALAGFLLGSYGQQLIAAAACPVVSVRARHGTAVTRSAEGEVVVGQQGGVEESADVLRFAFEAASSRKAPLRAVRAWTLPPVYAYSPGSMWISDQFGGLEPFEKAALEQALDPWRTRYPEVVVAEHVELGSAGQVLLSAASDARLLVVGRQIRESALGSRIGSVAHAVLHHCACPVAVVPHH, via the coding sequence GTGAAGCGCACCGTTGTCGTCGGCGTGGACGGTTCTCCCGAGAGCCGGGCCGCGGCCGGCTGGGCGGCTCGGGAGGCCGTACGCCGGGACATGCACGTGCACGTGGTCCACGCCTGGCTGTGGCAGCCGCTCGCTCTCCCGGTCGTCCAGGACCGCGACTCCGAGGCCCGCCGGGCCGAGGAGATCCTGGAGGAGACGGAGGCCGAGCTCTCACGCAGGCACCCGGCGCTCTCCCTCACCGCGGAGGTGGTGCCGGACGTCCCCGTACCGGCCCTGCTGGGCGCTGCCAAGAACGCGGAGATGCTGGTGCTCGGCACCCGGGGCCACGGCGCTCTGGCCGGCTTCCTGCTCGGTTCGTACGGGCAGCAGCTGATCGCCGCCGCCGCGTGCCCGGTCGTCTCCGTCCGGGCCCGGCACGGCACGGCGGTGACCCGGTCCGCAGAGGGTGAGGTGGTCGTCGGTCAGCAGGGCGGCGTAGAGGAGTCCGCCGACGTGCTGCGTTTCGCCTTCGAGGCGGCCTCGTCGCGCAAGGCCCCGCTGCGCGCGGTCCGGGCCTGGACTCTGCCCCCGGTCTACGCCTACAGCCCCGGGTCGATGTGGATCTCGGACCAGTTCGGCGGCCTGGAGCCGTTCGAGAAGGCGGCGCTGGAGCAGGCACTGGATCCGTGGCGGACGAGGTACCCGGAGGTGGTGGTCGCCGAGCACGTGGAGCTGGGCAGCGCAGGTCAGGTGCTGCTCTCCGCCGCTTCGGACGCCCGGCTGCTCGTCGTCGGCCGGCAGATCCGGGAATCGGCGCTGGGGTCACGCATCGGATCGGTGGCCCACGCCGTCCTCCACCACTGCGCCTGCCCCGTCGCTGTCGTGCCGCACCACTGA
- a CDS encoding STAS domain-containing protein → MTTTALIDLRTVARDDHGLRIAMAGELDFHTAGQVRPNLLELAASGHRRIILDLCRLSFCDSAGIDLLVRLDRRCRAAGTRLLLCDVPPLVVNAMRVLAADRDLTFVVS, encoded by the coding sequence ATGACGACCACCGCTTTGATCGACCTCAGGACCGTGGCCCGGGACGACCACGGACTGCGGATCGCCATGGCCGGAGAGCTCGACTTCCACACGGCCGGACAAGTGAGGCCGAACCTGCTGGAACTCGCCGCCTCCGGGCACCGGCGCATCATCCTGGACCTGTGCCGGCTCTCCTTCTGCGACAGCGCCGGCATCGACCTCCTGGTCCGTCTCGACCGCCGCTGCCGCGCGGCAGGAACGCGACTCCTCCTGTGTGACGTGCCACCCCTGGTGGTCAACGCGATGCGGGTGCTCGCCGCCGACCGCGACCTGACGTTCGTCGTCTCGTGA
- a CDS encoding phosphoketolase family protein: protein MTALTAHSIAELDAHWRAANYLAVGQIYLMGNPLLTEPLQPEHIKPRLLGHWGTSPGLNLVHTHLNRVISERSLEALCVWGPGHGGPAVLANAWLEGTYSETYPDVSRDAEGMARLFRQFSFPGGVPSHVAPETPGSIHEGGELGYSLAHAYGAAFDHPGLLVACVIGDGEAETGPLAASWHGNKFLDPVHDGAVLPILHLNGYKIANPTVLSRIPEAELDALLRGYGHEPLYVTGSDPALVHHSMARAMDHALDRIADIQAAARDAATGPGRERPLWPMIVLRTPKGWTGPATVDGDPVEGTWRSHQVPLAAVRENPAHLRQLEDWLRSYRPQELFDADGRPTEQVLACVPEGDRRLGAVPYANGGRLLRPLPLPALDGHAVPVDKPGHTLHEPTRVLGRFLAQVMRETAARRDFRVVGPDETASNRLDDLYEATGKAWQGTTEATDRNLSRDGRVMEILSEHVCQGWLEGYLLTGRHGLFSTYEAFAHIVDSMVGQHIKWLKTARELAWRAPIASLNYLLTSHVWRQDNNGFSHQDPGFVDHVLNKSPEVVRVYLPPDANTLLAVADHALRSRDRVNVIVAGKQPCFDWLPIGEARAHVARGAGVWEWAGTEDGSGTPDVVLACAGDVPTMEVLAAAALLREHLPELAVRVVNVVDIARLMPHEEHPHGMTDTEYDTLFTTDRPVVFAYHGYPWLIHRLAYRRGGHSQLHVRGYKESGTTTTPFDMVVRNDMDRYRLVMDVIDRVPGLAGRAGDPRRSMAAQRVRHHDWIREHGTDLPEVADWSWPS from the coding sequence ATGACCGCGTTGACCGCGCACTCGATCGCGGAGCTGGACGCCCACTGGCGCGCCGCCAACTACCTGGCCGTCGGCCAGATCTACCTCATGGGCAACCCCCTGCTGACCGAACCGCTCCAGCCGGAGCACATCAAGCCACGGCTGCTCGGTCACTGGGGCACCTCGCCCGGTCTGAATCTGGTGCACACCCACCTCAACCGCGTGATCAGCGAGCGCTCGCTGGAGGCCCTGTGCGTCTGGGGCCCCGGTCACGGCGGCCCCGCGGTCCTGGCCAACGCCTGGCTGGAAGGGACGTACAGCGAGACCTACCCGGACGTGTCACGGGACGCCGAAGGCATGGCCAGGCTGTTCCGGCAGTTCTCGTTCCCCGGAGGAGTGCCCAGCCACGTGGCACCGGAGACACCCGGCTCCATCCACGAGGGCGGCGAGCTCGGATATTCCCTCGCCCACGCCTACGGAGCCGCCTTCGACCATCCCGGGCTGCTGGTGGCCTGCGTGATCGGAGACGGCGAGGCGGAGACCGGGCCGTTGGCCGCGTCCTGGCACGGGAACAAGTTCCTCGACCCGGTCCACGACGGCGCCGTCCTGCCCATCCTGCACCTCAACGGGTACAAGATCGCCAACCCGACGGTGCTGTCCCGGATCCCCGAGGCCGAGCTCGACGCGCTGCTGCGCGGCTACGGCCACGAGCCGCTGTACGTGACCGGAAGCGACCCCGCCCTGGTCCACCACTCCATGGCCCGCGCGATGGACCACGCCCTGGACCGCATCGCCGACATCCAGGCCGCCGCCCGGGACGCGGCCACCGGACCGGGGCGGGAACGCCCGCTCTGGCCGATGATCGTGCTGCGCACACCGAAGGGCTGGACAGGGCCCGCCACCGTCGACGGCGACCCGGTCGAGGGTACGTGGCGCTCCCATCAGGTCCCGCTCGCGGCGGTACGCGAGAACCCCGCGCACCTGCGGCAGCTGGAGGACTGGCTGCGCTCGTACCGGCCGCAGGAGCTCTTCGACGCCGACGGCCGTCCGACCGAACAGGTCCTGGCCTGCGTCCCGGAAGGCGACCGCCGCCTGGGCGCCGTGCCGTACGCGAACGGTGGCCGGCTGCTGCGCCCGCTGCCGCTGCCCGCGCTCGACGGGCACGCGGTCCCGGTCGACAAGCCGGGCCACACCCTGCACGAACCGACCCGCGTCCTCGGGCGTTTCCTCGCCCAGGTCATGCGGGAGACGGCCGCGCGCCGGGACTTCCGGGTCGTCGGGCCCGACGAGACCGCCTCGAACCGCCTGGACGACCTGTACGAAGCCACGGGCAAGGCCTGGCAGGGCACCACCGAGGCCACGGACCGGAACCTGTCCCGCGACGGCCGGGTGATGGAGATCCTCTCCGAACACGTCTGCCAGGGCTGGCTGGAGGGCTACCTCCTCACCGGCCGCCACGGCCTGTTCTCGACCTACGAGGCCTTCGCGCACATCGTCGACTCCATGGTCGGACAGCACATCAAGTGGCTGAAGACCGCGCGGGAACTGGCCTGGCGGGCACCGATCGCCTCGCTCAACTACCTGCTCACTTCGCACGTCTGGCGCCAGGACAACAACGGTTTCTCGCACCAGGACCCGGGATTCGTCGACCACGTGCTCAACAAGAGCCCCGAGGTGGTGCGCGTCTACCTGCCGCCGGACGCCAACACCCTCCTTGCCGTGGCCGACCACGCCCTGCGCAGCCGCGACCGGGTCAACGTCATCGTCGCAGGCAAGCAGCCCTGCTTCGACTGGCTCCCGATCGGCGAGGCACGCGCGCACGTGGCGCGCGGCGCCGGAGTCTGGGAGTGGGCCGGTACCGAAGACGGCTCAGGCACCCCGGACGTCGTCCTGGCCTGCGCGGGCGACGTGCCCACGATGGAGGTGCTGGCCGCCGCCGCACTGCTCCGCGAGCACCTCCCGGAGCTGGCCGTCCGCGTCGTCAACGTCGTCGACATCGCCCGCCTCATGCCCCACGAGGAACATCCCCACGGCATGACGGACACCGAATACGACACCCTCTTCACCACCGACCGGCCTGTGGTCTTTGCGTACCACGGCTATCCGTGGCTGATCCACCGCCTCGCCTACCGCCGTGGCGGCCACTCCCAGCTGCACGTGCGCGGTTACAAGGAGTCCGGCACGACCACGACCCCGTTCGACATGGTGGTCCGCAACGACATGGACCGCTACCGGCTGGTCATGGACGTCATCGACCGCGTCCCCGGTCTCGCGGGCCGTGCCGGGGACCCGCGCCGGTCCATGGCCGCCCAGCGCGTCCGCCACCACGACTGGATCCGGGAACACGGCACCGACCTGCCGGAGGTCGCGGACTGGTCCTGGCCCTCCTGA
- a CDS encoding sensor histidine kinase, with protein sequence MSAGDRPAGQGVPRLRLDELLDELQVRIEEVRGARDRLNGLLEAVMSVGRELDLPQVLRGIVEAAVVLVDAQYGALGVIGDDKKLAEFLPVGISDELRAQIGDLPSGHGILGELIRHPEPLRLPELSEHPASYGFPAHHPPMHSFLGVPIRVREEVFGNLYLTEKRGGADFDPEDEAVLSTLAVAAGIAIENARLFEEVRLRERWLEAGADITSALLSGTPQDEVLQGMLERAKDITAADLGVVYLLGAGGELRGSLALGEGAEAHRGIVLPSTRGTLAEAALARDGLITLTDVATDERVTVQPERWQGFGPAVAVTVGTKEKLSGVLMLARRQGRPVFAPSEVVALPGFAGQAALALELADRRRDAEQMSMLEDHDRIARDLHDLAIQRLFATGMTLQSAQRFVDHPEASERLARAVDDLDATIKIIRSTIFGLREHETQAMGSKLRARAVQGLDEAAAGLGFAPALRMEGLIDTDVPPAVADEALAVIGEALTNVARHARAEHAEVLIAAADGVLTVAVTDDGTGMPEGGRRSGLRNLSERAQKLGGRMTVASPGPGEHGTRLEWQVPLAPSPA encoded by the coding sequence ATGAGCGCAGGCGACCGGCCTGCCGGACAGGGCGTGCCCCGGCTGCGCCTGGACGAGCTCCTCGACGAGCTCCAGGTACGGATCGAGGAGGTGCGCGGAGCCCGCGACCGGCTCAACGGTCTCCTGGAAGCCGTCATGTCCGTCGGCCGGGAGCTGGACCTGCCGCAGGTGCTGCGGGGCATCGTCGAGGCCGCCGTCGTCCTCGTGGACGCCCAGTACGGCGCTCTCGGCGTGATCGGCGACGACAAGAAGCTCGCCGAGTTCCTCCCCGTCGGCATCAGCGACGAACTCCGCGCCCAGATCGGTGACCTCCCGTCCGGCCACGGCATCCTCGGCGAGCTCATCCGCCACCCCGAGCCCCTCCGGCTCCCGGAGCTGTCCGAGCATCCCGCCTCGTACGGCTTCCCGGCCCACCACCCGCCGATGCACTCCTTCCTCGGCGTGCCCATCCGGGTCCGCGAAGAAGTATTCGGCAACCTCTACCTCACCGAGAAGCGCGGCGGAGCCGACTTCGACCCCGAGGACGAGGCAGTGCTGTCCACCCTCGCCGTCGCCGCCGGCATCGCCATCGAGAACGCCCGCCTCTTCGAGGAAGTACGACTGCGCGAGCGCTGGCTCGAGGCCGGCGCGGACATCACCAGCGCCCTGCTCTCCGGCACCCCTCAGGACGAGGTCCTCCAGGGAATGCTGGAGCGTGCCAAGGACATCACCGCCGCCGACCTGGGCGTCGTCTACCTCCTCGGCGCCGGCGGCGAGCTGCGCGGCTCCCTGGCTCTCGGAGAGGGCGCCGAGGCGCACCGGGGGATTGTCCTGCCCAGCACCCGCGGCACCCTGGCCGAGGCCGCACTGGCCCGCGACGGCCTGATCACGTTGACGGACGTGGCGACGGACGAACGAGTCACCGTGCAGCCCGAACGCTGGCAGGGCTTCGGGCCTGCCGTCGCCGTCACGGTCGGCACGAAGGAGAAGCTCAGCGGCGTCCTGATGCTGGCCCGCCGCCAAGGGCGTCCCGTGTTCGCACCTTCAGAGGTTGTAGCCCTCCCCGGCTTCGCCGGCCAGGCGGCTCTGGCCCTGGAACTGGCCGACCGCCGGCGCGACGCCGAGCAGATGAGCATGCTGGAGGACCACGACCGCATCGCTCGCGACCTCCACGACCTTGCCATCCAGCGCCTCTTCGCCACCGGCATGACCCTGCAGAGCGCCCAGCGCTTCGTCGACCACCCCGAAGCCTCGGAACGGCTTGCCCGCGCGGTCGACGACCTGGACGCCACCATCAAGATCATCCGTTCCACCATCTTCGGGCTGCGCGAGCACGAAACCCAGGCCATGGGTTCCAAGCTCCGCGCCCGCGCCGTCCAGGGCCTGGACGAGGCCGCAGCCGGCCTCGGCTTCGCGCCGGCCCTGCGGATGGAGGGCCTGATCGACACCGACGTCCCCCCGGCCGTCGCCGACGAGGCCCTGGCCGTGATCGGCGAAGCACTGACCAACGTCGCCCGCCACGCACGTGCCGAGCACGCAGAGGTCCTGATCGCCGCGGCCGACGGCGTCCTCACCGTCGCGGTGACGGATGACGGCACCGGCATGCCCGAGGGCGGCCGCCGCAGTGGCCTGCGCAACCTGAGCGAACGCGCGCAGAAACTGGGCGGCCGGATGACCGTGGCCTCCCCGGGCCCCGGCGAGCACGGCACCCGCCTCGAATGGCAAGTACCGCTGGCCCCCTCACCGGCGTGA
- a CDS encoding universal stress protein translates to MTATWEQARDIVVGVDPVRDWHLAMAWAADEAHRRRLPLRLVLAIPPQHDTQHVDDAPHQTALRRTGADRLDQAASWVGDRHPEVTVHTDLLGGFPAHVLLAQARHARLVVLGSRHLGRAAELFSAGSTVVPVTAQAACPVAVVGDAEHVTQQPAYLVVGIDGSAATTDALTFAIDEADRRGAALRVVCVWQPPLFLLNDEEVALKAQRFLLSEATAGLADKYPDVHVTHEVLTGHPVEELARTAEHALALVVGRRGRGGYTGMRLGSVTHGLLHRAHCPVITVPTG, encoded by the coding sequence ATGACCGCCACCTGGGAACAGGCCCGTGACATCGTCGTCGGCGTCGACCCGGTCCGGGACTGGCACCTCGCGATGGCCTGGGCCGCCGACGAGGCCCATCGGCGCCGCCTGCCGCTGCGTCTGGTGCTGGCGATACCACCGCAACACGACACGCAGCACGTGGACGACGCTCCGCATCAGACCGCCTTGCGCCGCACCGGCGCCGACCGGCTGGACCAGGCAGCGAGCTGGGTCGGCGACCGCCACCCGGAGGTCACCGTCCACACCGACCTCCTCGGCGGCTTCCCCGCCCACGTCCTGCTGGCACAGGCCCGGCACGCCCGTCTCGTCGTCCTCGGGTCCCGGCACCTGGGCCGCGCGGCGGAACTCTTCAGCGCCGGCTCGACCGTCGTCCCCGTGACCGCGCAGGCCGCCTGCCCGGTCGCCGTGGTCGGCGACGCCGAGCACGTCACCCAGCAGCCGGCCTACCTCGTCGTCGGCATCGACGGCAGCGCGGCCACCACCGACGCCCTGACCTTCGCCATCGACGAGGCCGACCGGCGCGGCGCCGCCCTGCGGGTCGTGTGCGTGTGGCAGCCGCCACTGTTCCTGCTCAACGACGAGGAGGTCGCGCTGAAGGCCCAGCGGTTCCTGCTGAGCGAGGCCACGGCCGGCCTGGCGGACAAGTACCCGGACGTCCACGTCACCCACGAGGTCCTCACCGGCCACCCCGTCGAAGAACTCGCCCGGACCGCCGAACACGCCCTCGCCCTGGTCGTGGGGCGCCGTGGCCGGGGCGGCTACACCGGCATGCGGCTGGGCTCCGTCACCCACGGCCTCCTGCACCGGGCCCACTGCCCCGTGATCACCGTCCCCACCGGCTGA
- a CDS encoding universal stress protein, producing the protein MESAIRTPDTSSVIVGVDGSAQARDAALWAAGEAVRRSRPLHIVHGADTDGRALYLSAETIERVRAAGRELLDDTAKAVAAEYPGLNVTTEFSRADAVTSLHRSGGLHGTVVVGNRGLGGFNSLMLGSVGLDTAATARTPVIVVRGIEGAEERGTVLVAVRDEHDLMCARYAAREAELRKASLRLLHVWTMLQSMGTVVPMLDGVDEIAGRHEETLLAITDTIRDEFPDLTIETDAEKSVSVAGVLVEASRHADLLVMGGRRAPTPLGLRPSLGWATHSLLHHAHCPVLLIPRLGSDSGSTS; encoded by the coding sequence GTGGAAAGCGCCATCCGTACCCCGGACACCAGCTCCGTCATCGTCGGCGTGGACGGCTCGGCGCAGGCGCGCGACGCCGCTCTGTGGGCTGCGGGGGAGGCCGTGCGCCGCAGCCGCCCCCTGCACATCGTCCACGGTGCCGACACCGACGGCAGGGCCCTGTACCTGTCGGCGGAGACCATCGAGAGGGTCCGTGCCGCCGGCCGGGAACTCCTGGACGACACGGCGAAGGCCGTGGCCGCCGAGTATCCGGGGCTGAACGTGACCACCGAGTTCAGCCGCGCCGATGCCGTCACCAGCCTGCACCGGTCGGGCGGCCTGCACGGCACGGTCGTCGTGGGCAACCGGGGCCTGGGCGGCTTCAACTCCCTCATGCTCGGATCCGTCGGCCTGGACACCGCGGCGACCGCCCGGACCCCGGTCATCGTCGTCCGCGGCATCGAGGGGGCGGAGGAACGCGGCACCGTCCTCGTCGCCGTCCGCGATGAGCACGACCTGATGTGCGCCCGCTACGCGGCCCGGGAAGCCGAACTGCGCAAGGCGTCACTGCGCCTGCTGCACGTGTGGACCATGCTCCAGTCCATGGGCACCGTGGTGCCCATGCTCGACGGCGTGGACGAGATCGCAGGCCGCCACGAGGAGACCCTCCTCGCCATCACGGACACGATCCGAGACGAGTTCCCCGACCTGACCATCGAGACCGATGCGGAGAAGAGCGTCTCCGTGGCCGGAGTCCTCGTCGAGGCATCCCGCCACGCCGACCTGCTCGTCATGGGTGGCCGCCGCGCCCCCACCCCGCTGGGACTGCGGCCCAGCCTCGGGTGGGCTACGCACAGCCTCCTGCACCACGCCCACTGCCCGGTCCTGCTCATTCCCCGGCTCGGCAGCGACTCCGGGAGCACGTCATGA
- a CDS encoding universal stress protein, which produces MNKHVTVGVDGSAESRAAARWAAQEAVLRQVPLRLVHAVDWPLDPVLPGVGRQDVDRWADQTLAETSGELRRRHPRLEVTPRALSARPAAALAAEASDADLLVLGSRGLGGLVGFIVGSVAMSTLVATDTPVVLVRPTDDPDGPDTGSAGEIVVGVDIHEACDRVLAFAFEEADRRGCPLRAVHAWKMPAAYTYVPFADAENERDIDRSITQMLDDTLLPWRHKFPDVAVTPTVFRGPAAERLVPASEGAQLVVIGRRLRRSPLGVHLGSVAHAVLHHAAAPVAVIAHD; this is translated from the coding sequence ATGAACAAGCACGTGACCGTCGGAGTCGACGGCTCCGCCGAGAGCCGGGCGGCTGCCCGATGGGCCGCGCAGGAGGCCGTCCTGCGACAGGTCCCGCTGCGCCTCGTCCATGCCGTCGACTGGCCCTTGGACCCGGTACTCCCCGGCGTCGGCCGCCAGGACGTGGACCGTTGGGCGGATCAAACGCTGGCCGAAACCTCGGGAGAGCTCCGCCGGCGCCATCCGCGGCTGGAGGTCACGCCCCGGGCGCTCTCGGCCCGTCCCGCAGCCGCCCTGGCCGCCGAGGCTTCCGACGCCGACCTGCTGGTCCTGGGCTCACGGGGCCTGGGCGGACTGGTCGGCTTCATCGTCGGTTCGGTGGCCATGTCCACCCTGGTCGCGACCGACACGCCCGTCGTCCTCGTCCGCCCCACCGACGACCCGGACGGGCCTGACACCGGCTCGGCCGGAGAGATCGTCGTGGGCGTCGACATCCACGAAGCGTGCGACCGGGTCCTCGCCTTCGCCTTCGAGGAGGCGGACCGGCGCGGCTGCCCGCTGCGGGCCGTGCACGCCTGGAAGATGCCGGCCGCCTACACGTACGTCCCCTTCGCCGACGCCGAGAACGAACGGGACATCGACCGGAGCATCACCCAGATGCTGGACGACACGCTGCTTCCCTGGCGGCACAAGTTCCCCGATGTCGCCGTCACCCCGACGGTGTTCAGAGGGCCTGCCGCCGAGCGGCTCGTCCCGGCGAGCGAGGGGGCGCAGCTGGTCGTCATCGGCCGACGTCTGCGCCGCTCGCCCCTCGGCGTGCACCTGGGCTCGGTCGCCCACGCGGTCCTGCACCACGCCGCCGCCCCCGTCGCCGTCATCGCCCACGACTGA
- a CDS encoding Acg family FMN-binding oxidoreductase: protein MTTDRIDADIAEVLVGDAVIAPSMHNAQPWRFVFRPTTGVIELHGDPERAMKRTDPDHRALHIGCGASLFNLRVSAAWNGIGVTLGLLPDSPDPWLLATVVLGTPTTEDRELAALHDALRHRHTSRHPFSDEAVPPPLLDGLRAAARLEGCRLTIPDRWHTEAVLSLVRDAEHHEEMDPPAQAETDAWTTHAQGSAPTPRSDGIPAAAFGPRSAGPAPVRDFGRARPVPDRGWAVFEEHPQLALLCTPNDTAADWLRAGQALERVLLQATADGLATSMTSQPLEWPELRWAVRDPLVSTGHVQMVLRLGYGPSGPVTPRRPVTEVLELR, encoded by the coding sequence ATGACCACAGACCGCATCGACGCCGACATCGCCGAAGTGCTCGTCGGGGACGCCGTCATCGCACCCTCGATGCACAACGCCCAGCCCTGGCGGTTCGTGTTCCGCCCCACCACCGGTGTCATCGAACTGCACGGCGACCCGGAACGGGCGATGAAGCGCACCGACCCCGATCACCGCGCCCTCCATATCGGCTGCGGCGCAAGCCTGTTCAACTTGCGCGTGTCCGCGGCGTGGAACGGGATCGGGGTCACTTTGGGCCTGCTGCCCGACAGCCCCGACCCCTGGCTGCTGGCCACCGTCGTCCTCGGCACGCCGACGACTGAAGACCGCGAACTCGCCGCGTTGCACGACGCACTCCGCCACCGGCACACCAGCCGCCACCCCTTCAGCGACGAAGCCGTTCCGCCGCCTCTGCTGGACGGCTTGCGAGCAGCCGCCCGGCTGGAAGGCTGCCGCCTGACCATCCCCGACCGCTGGCACACGGAGGCCGTGCTCTCACTCGTACGGGACGCGGAGCACCACGAGGAGATGGATCCGCCGGCCCAAGCGGAGACGGACGCCTGGACCACTCATGCGCAGGGCTCGGCGCCCACTCCGAGAAGCGACGGCATTCCCGCCGCGGCTTTCGGCCCACGGAGCGCCGGCCCGGCACCCGTACGGGACTTCGGCCGGGCACGCCCGGTCCCGGACCGCGGATGGGCCGTATTCGAGGAGCACCCCCAGCTGGCCCTGCTGTGCACTCCGAACGACACCGCGGCCGACTGGCTGCGTGCCGGCCAGGCGCTCGAGCGCGTGCTCCTCCAGGCCACCGCCGACGGCCTCGCCACCTCGATGACCTCCCAGCCCCTGGAATGGCCGGAGCTGCGCTGGGCGGTCCGCGATCCGCTGGTCTCCACGGGCCACGTCCAGATGGTCCTCCGCCTCGGCTACGGCCCCTCGGGACCGGTCACGCCGCGCCGCCCCGTGACGGAGGTCCTGGAACTCCGGTGA
- a CDS encoding CBS domain-containing protein has translation MNHIKVADLMTDEVVSVPPGMAVKEVAKVLAQYDISGVPVLDDEDRVVGVVSQTDVLGLASPGPHAQGAPQAASLTVGEIMSAPAITVRAEETAADAARLMTRRGIERLPVVDVEDRLVGIVTRRDLLRMFLRPDSEIRRRVADILADVLAVPAGDVDVVDGIVTLNGRVHQQSQLRSLLGLVERIEGVVAVASRVTAGFDDTANTAVGGSHSAMSW, from the coding sequence ATGAACCACATCAAGGTGGCGGACCTCATGACCGACGAGGTCGTCTCCGTTCCCCCGGGGATGGCCGTCAAGGAGGTCGCGAAGGTCCTGGCCCAGTACGACATCAGCGGGGTTCCCGTCCTGGACGACGAGGACCGCGTGGTGGGCGTGGTCTCCCAGACCGACGTCCTGGGCCTCGCCTCACCCGGTCCCCACGCGCAGGGCGCCCCTCAGGCCGCGTCCCTCACGGTCGGCGAGATCATGTCCGCACCGGCCATCACCGTCCGTGCGGAAGAGACCGCGGCCGACGCGGCCCGGCTGATGACCCGACGCGGTATCGAACGGCTGCCCGTCGTCGATGTGGAGGACCGGCTGGTCGGCATCGTCACCCGGCGGGACTTGCTGCGCATGTTCCTGCGCCCGGACTCGGAGATACGGCGGCGCGTGGCCGACATCCTGGCCGATGTGCTGGCCGTGCCGGCCGGTGACGTCGACGTCGTGGACGGCATCGTCACCCTGAACGGCCGCGTGCACCAGCAGAGCCAGCTGCGCTCCCTGCTCGGCCTCGTCGAACGCATCGAGGGGGTCGTGGCTGTCGCCTCGCGCGTCACCGCCGGCTTCGACGACACGGCGAACACGGCCGTCGGCGGCAGCCACAGCGCGATGTCCTGGTGA
- a CDS encoding response regulator, with amino-acid sequence MTGSSATSPAAEPIRVFLLDDHEVVRRGVHDLLDAEPDLTVVGEAGTAEQALARIPALRPRVAILDVRLPDGDGVSVCRELRSRMPQLACLMLTSFDDEEALLDAVMAGASGYVLKQITGTDLVTAVRTVASGQSMLDPGATTRLMARVRGDVPEEERVPGLPGFTDREKEILLMVSEGLTNREIGKQLYLAEKTVKNTISRLFVKLGVEGRVQAAVIASHALTPPGRHQIRIAE; translated from the coding sequence ATGACCGGCAGCAGTGCCACCTCCCCCGCGGCCGAGCCCATTCGCGTCTTCCTGCTCGACGACCACGAGGTCGTACGCAGGGGAGTCCACGACCTGTTGGACGCCGAACCCGACTTGACCGTGGTCGGCGAAGCGGGCACGGCCGAACAGGCGCTTGCCCGCATTCCGGCGTTGCGCCCCCGGGTCGCGATCCTGGACGTAAGGCTCCCGGACGGCGATGGGGTGAGCGTGTGCCGTGAGCTGCGATCGCGGATGCCCCAACTGGCCTGCCTCATGCTCACGTCGTTCGATGACGAGGAGGCCCTCCTGGACGCCGTGATGGCAGGGGCCTCCGGCTACGTCCTGAAGCAGATCACCGGCACCGACCTGGTGACCGCCGTCAGGACGGTGGCCTCGGGCCAGTCGATGCTCGACCCCGGGGCCACCACCCGGCTGATGGCACGCGTGCGTGGAGACGTGCCCGAGGAGGAGCGGGTTCCCGGGCTTCCCGGATTCACGGACCGGGAGAAGGAGATCCTCCTCATGGTCAGCGAGGGGCTGACCAATCGGGAGATCGGCAAGCAGCTCTACCTCGCGGAGAAGACCGTCAAGAACACCATCTCGCGCCTGTTCGTCAAGCTTGGGGTGGAGGGGCGCGTCCAGGCTGCCGTGATCGCCAGCCACGCCCTGACCCCGCCCGGTCGGCACCAGATCCGCATCGCGGAGTAG
- a CDS encoding CBS domain-containing protein, with protein sequence MKRLRTVDDVMTHAVVSVDRETACKDIVEILRMWHVSAVPVTSGDGHGRRRLGGRPAAHHAERGRCIPRRHRRAVDDAPRRDRDEGRHDRRRGPPDGPGPPSGSRRLLPPTPRGSPERRHHPTR encoded by the coding sequence ATGAAGCGCCTGCGCACCGTGGACGACGTCATGACACACGCCGTGGTCTCCGTCGACCGGGAAACCGCCTGCAAGGACATCGTCGAGATCCTGCGCATGTGGCACGTCAGCGCCGTGCCCGTGACCAGCGGGGACGGGCACGGCCGACGTCGTCTCGGAGGCCGACCTGCCGCTCACCACGCAGAACGAGGCCGCTGCATCCCGCGACGTCACCGCCGGGCAGTTGATGACGCGCCCCGCCGTGACCGTGACGAAGGACGCCACGATCGCCGGCGCGGCCCGCCTGATGGCCCGGGGCCACCGTCCGGCTCCCGGCGGCTGCTTCCACCGACCCCACGCGGGAGTCCCGAACGGCGTCATCACCCCACGCGGTGA